The Pimelobacter simplex genomic sequence CCGCCACCTCCGCCGCCGTCCTGGCCCAGCGTGCCGGCGACGAAGGCGCCGACCAGCGCGGTCAGAGCGCCGGCGGTGACCAGGGCGCGCCGCAACGGCCGGCGGCGCCGCGGGTGCCGCGGCCGCCCGGCGGCCGCGGCCAGGATCTCGCGGGTCGGGGTGGGGCCGGTGGGGTAGTCGTCCCAGAGGCGTTCGAGGTCGGTCACGGCGTCGTCCCTCCGGACAGGTCGAGAAGGTGGTCGTTCGCGGCGAGGTGGGCGAGCGCCCGGGAGAGCCGGCTCTTGACCGTCCCGGGTGGGATGTCCAGCGCCTCGGCGGTCTGCTTCTCCGTCAGCTGGACGAAGTAGCGCAGCACGACCACGTCGCGGTTGGGCTTGGAGAGCGCCGCGAGGGCGCGGTGCACGGCGTCGGCGACGGCGATCCGCTCGGCGGCGTCGGGGCTGGAGCGGAGGGTCGTCTCGGGGGTGTCGTACTGGCGGTCCTTCCACCAGCGGGTACGGCGTACGTCGCGCAGGGAGTTGAGGAGCATCCGATAGACGTACGCGTCGCGGTTGTCGGCGCTGTTGACCCGCTCCCAACCCGTGTAGCAGCGCACGAGCGTGGTCTGGGCGAGGTCCTCGGCCTCGTGCGGCCGCGCGCCGAGGAAGACCGCGGCCCGGACCAGGGTCGGCCAGCTCTGCTCGACGTAGTCGGCGTACGCCGCCTCGTTGTCGGGATCCACTCTCACTCCTGCTCGTCGCGCTGAACCTATGACGAGCCCGGACGGGCCGGGGGTTCCATCGGATTCGGGAGCGATGCAAGAGTGGCGCCATGGCTGACACCGCGCGCCCGTACGACGTCGTCCTCTTCGGTGCCACCGGGTTCACCGGCGGGCTGACCGCCGACTACCTCGCCGAGCACGCGCCGGCCGGCCTGCGCTGGGCGCTCGCCGGGCGCAGCGAGGAGCGCCTGGCGGCGGTGCGCGACCACCTCCTCACGATCGATCCCGGCCTGGCCGACCTGCCGCTCCTCGTCGCCGACGCGCGCGACCCCGAGGCGCTCGCCGAGGTGGCCCGGACGACCAAGGTGGTCGCGACGACGGTCGGGCCCTACATCGAGCACGGCGGACCGCTGGTCGCCGCGTGCGCCGCCGCGGGGACCGACTACGTCGACCTCACCGGCGAGCCGGAGTTCGTCGACCGCACGTACGTCGAGCACAACGCCACCGCGGAAGGCTCCGGGGCGCGGATCGTGCACTCGTGCGGCTTCGACTCGATCCCGCACGACCTGGGCGCCTACTTCACGATCCAGGAGCTCGCCCGCGAGCTCGGCGGCGAGATCACCGGACCGGTGACCATGCGTGGCGTGGTCCGGTCCAAGGCCGGCTTCTCCGGCGGCACCTTCCACTCGGCACTGACCGCCTTCTCCCGCGCCCGCCAGATGAAGGAGGCCTCCACGGCCCGCCGGCGGATGGAGCCGCGTCCCGAGGGCCGCCGCTCGCGCGCGGTGGCGGGCCGGCCGCGCCGCGACGGCGCCCTGGGCTACTGGCTGCTCCCGCTGCCGACGATCGACCCGTTCGTGGTCGCGCGGAGCGGGGCGGCGCTGCCGTCGTACGGGCCGGCGTTCACGTACTCGCACTTCGCCGGCACCAAGACCCTCCGGTACGCCGCCGGCGGCGCGGTCGGCGTCACCGGCCTCACCCTCGCCGCCCAGGTCCCGCCGGTGCGCAACGCGCTGCTCAAGCGGGTCCCGCAGGGCGAGGGCCCCTCGGCCGGGCGCCGCGAGAAGTCCTGGTTCACCGTCGACTTCGTGGCCTCCTCGGGCGGCACCGAGGTCCGGACCCGGGTCTCCGGCGGCGACCCCGGCTACACCGAGACGGCCAAGATGCTCGCCGAGTCGGCGCTGTGCCTCGCGCTCGACGACAACCCCAACGTCGCCGGCCAGGTCACCACGGCGACCGCGATGGGCGACGCGCTGCTGCTGCGGCTGGAGCGGGCCGGGATCACGTTCGAGCGGCGCTGACGCTCAGGCCTCGTCGTCGAGGCCGCCGCCGCCCGGAGCGCCACCGGAACCTGTTCCACTACGATCCCTCCGGGTGCACTCTCGTGCGCCCGAGGGAGAGGACGTCCGCGGCGCCGGCGAGGGGGACGACGGCCGCGCGGACTCGGCGGGAGGGAGACCCGGCGATGACGCGCGCCTTGCGTGGGAGGTTCCGGTTGCGCCGCGGCCGGTCGGACGAGCGCGGGGTGAGCGCCGTCATCGTGGCGATCTGCACCGCGGTGGCGGTGGTGTCGGCGGCGTTCGCGGTCGACCTCGGCATGCAGCGGGTGCTGCGCCGTGACCTGCAGGCGGTCGTGGACCTGGTGTCGATGGACCTCGCCCGCGAGCTGACCGGCGGCAAGGTGAGCACCTACACCGCCGCGGACCGGGCCCGGATCGACGGGGCCAAGGTCGCGAGCCTGCGGCGCAACAGCGACCTGCTGGGCGGCGCCGTACCTCCGGAGGACGTGCGGTGGGAGCTCGTCGTACGTGCGGAGGGCACGAACGGTGCGCCTGCGGCGTGGAAGCCGGCCGCGTCGGGCGACATCCCCGGCGGGGTGCGGGTGACGGCGAGCTCGGACGTGGCGTTCGCCTTCGGTGGCGTGACGGGGGTCGACCGTGGTGGTTCGACGCGGACCGCCGTCGCCGCCGCCCGTACGACGGCGTGCCTCCAGGTGAGCTCGTACGCCGCCCAGCTCGACACCGGGCGCTCGTGGCTCCTCAATGCGCTGCTGGGTGACCTCCTGGGCACCAAGCTCGCGCTCAAGGTGCTCGACCCGGACGCCGGTCTCGCCGGCGTGGACCTCAACCTGCTCGACCTCATCGAGGAGCTCGACCCCCTCGTCAGCGCGCACATCTCGGCAGCGTCGTTCACCGAGGTCGCCGGGGTCGCGGTCGGATTGTCGGAGCTGATGCTCGCCGCGATCCACGCGCTGGAGCGGCAGAGCGGCAAGCTGGCCGAGATCGACCTGCTTCGCAACGTCTACAACGGCATCCAGGCCAACGTGCCGAACGTGATGGTCAAGCTCGGTGACCTGATCGACCTCACCACCGCCGAGGACGCCGCCGCCGAGCTCGGCCTCGACCTGCTCGACCTCGTCGCCGGCTCGCTCGCGATCGCCAACGGCACCAACGTCCTGGCCCTGCCGCTCAAGGTGAAGGTGCCGCTGCCCCTCGGCCCCGGCGGCACGAGCCTCGTCGACCTCACCGCCAAGGTGAAGGTCGGGCAGAAGCCGGTCGTGAAGTGCTCCGGCAAGGTCGAGAGCTCGCAGATCGAGGTCGACCTGAACGGCGACGCCCTCGCCCTCGACCTCGGCCTGCTCAAGGCCCGCGTCCCCCTGTCGATCCGGGTCACCCTCGCCGACGCCAGCGCTGTCGCCCAGGCGGTGCGCTGCGTGCCGTCGGGCAAGCGCGTCGACATGCTGATCGACAGCGGTCTGCTCGGCGTCACCGTCCGGCTGGGCCAGCGCGAGAACGAGCCCGGCTCGCCGAAGATGATGCTCTCGCTGCTCGACGTCGGCCTGCCCGGCTGGAACGGCATCGAGGTGGTCAGCGGGACCGTCGTACTGTCGAGCGGGCAGAGCATGAGCCGGCCCACCCGCGCCGACCACCTCGACATCGTCGACGAGAACTACGACGTCAGCCTGCCCGCCAGCATCCGCGGTCTCGGCATCCCGACGCTCCACCTGCAGCTGCAGGACCTCAAGCTGCTCGGTGGTCTCGGGCCGCTGTCGTCGCTGCTGGAGTTCCTCGGCATCGGCAGCCTCCTGCAGTGGGTGGTCAACCTCGCGCTGGAGGGCCTGGTCAACCCGCTCGTCGGCACCCTCGACAAGTGGCTGCTCGACCCGCTGCTGCGCACGCTCGGCATCGACGTCGCGGGCGGCACGATCAAGGTCGCGCCGACGGTGGACTGCGGGACCCCGCGCTTGGCGGGGTGACCTGCCAGCCCGCCGAAGTGCGCCGGTTGCACCCACGAAGTACGGGGGTTGCTGGTCCGAGATCTGCGACCTCGCACCAGCAACCCCCTGACTTCGGACCAGCAACCCCCGTACTTCGGGGTTACTCCAGCTCGAGCCGGATCAGGCCTGCCGGGTACCGGTCCCGCGCGGAGACGTAGACGCGGTGCCGGGTCGGGTCGACGGCGATGCCGTAGACCTTGTTGCCGTACTGGTGGGTGGAGAGCCGGGCGACCTGGGAGAGGTCCTCGGCCTTGAGCACCGTGACGCCGCTGTTGTCGAACGTCTCGTTCTGCTCACCCAGGTAGATCCGGCCGTGGCCGGGGTCGACGGCGACGGAGCGCCACTGGGGGGCGGTGCGGGCGACCTCGGCGACCTGGGTGTAGTCGGCGCCCTTGAAGACGCGGAGGCCGACGGTGGCCGTGGGGCTGTCGCTGTTGGAGACGTAGACCAGGTCGTGCTGGGCGTCGTATGCGACACCGTGGCTGCGCCAGGTGGCGTCGCCGATGGTGACCTGCTGGACGGTGGCGCCGGTCTGGGCGTCGAGGACGACGAAGCCGGCGCCGCGGGTGGCGCCGATGACGTGGCCGCGGCCGAGGTCGACGTCCATGCCGCGGACGTTGGCGTCGAAGGCGAACGGGCCGCGCTTGAGGGTGCCCGAGGTGCTGTCGACGACGACCCACTGGTTGCCGAGGGCGACGTAGAGCTCGCTCTTGGCCGGGTCGAGGGCGATGTCGCGGACGCCGTTGTCCGCTCCCAGGTCACCCGGTACGCCGCCCACGTTGGTCGGGATGCTCAGGGTGAGCACCCGCTCGGTGCGGTCGGCGGCCGGGTCGACGACGCGGACCCGGGCGGGGCGCTGCTCGTTGCCGACGTAGAGGAGACCCGACTGCGGGTCGACGGCGGAGCCGACGGGCTTGTCGTCGACGTCGGTGTTGCTGCCGTCGGGCAGGACGGTGAGCGGCGTGGCCTTGTACTTGTCGCCGATCGGGCCCGTGCCCGGGTCGGTGCCCGGGTCCGTGCCGCCGCCGCTGCCCGGGACCGGGCCGGGGAGCTTGCCGTCGACGTACCGCTGGCTGACGGTCACGGCGACGGGGGTCGTCTCCTGGCCTGGGGGGTTGAGGCGGTGGTCGCGGTTGGAGACGAAGACGCGTTGGCGTTCTTCGTCGACGGCGATGCCGTAGCCGTCCTTGCCGTACTGCTTGCCCAACTTGTCGATGAGGAGCTTGCCGTTGGCGAGGTCGTAGACGGCGAATCCTCCGGAGGTGTCGTCGATGCCGGTGAAGCCGACGTAGACGAGGCCGTGGGTGGAGTCGATGTCGACTTGGCGGGCGTCGGGGCGGGTGGGCTTGTCCCAGACCTTGGCGAAGTTGTTGGCGGCGTTGAAGACCTCGACGTTCTTGACGGTGTCGGTGTCTTCGAAGTAGGCGACGGCGACGTTGCCCTTGGTGGGGTCGGCGGCGACGTAGTAGGCGCCGACGGTGTTGTTGATGGTGCCGATGGAGGCGCCGGTGGTGGCGTCGAAGACTTCGACTCCGCGGGCGGGGATGGCGGCGTAGACGTAGTTGCGGACGGGGTCGATGTCGAGGGAGCGGTTGGACTCGCTGATGGGGTAGGGGCCGCGGACGACTTGGCCGTAGTTGGCTTCGGCGAGGGAGACGACGACCCAGTTCTTGTTCTGCTGGCCGACGTAGAGGAGCTTCTTGTCGTCGTCGATGCCGAGGTCGCGGATGTTCTCCGGGAGGGTCATCGTGTGGAGGACCTTGTCGGTGTCGGGGTCGATCTCCCAGATGGTGCGGCTGTTCTGGTCACCGAGGAAGAGCGTGTCGCGCTCCTGCGAGAAGGCGACACCGGCCGGCAGCTGCGCCGTCACGTCGTCCACCGACTTCAGGTCACCGAGGGCGCCGTAGTCCGGGGTCTCCGGTACGACGCGACGGCTCACCGTCACCGAGGCCGGGTTGAGCTCCTGGCCTGGGGGGTTGAGGCGGTGGTCGCGGTTGGAGACGAAGACGCGTTGGCGTTCTTCGTCGACGGCGATGCCGTAGCCGTCCTTGCCGTACTGCTTGCCCAACTTGTCGATGAGGAGCTTGCCGTTGGCGAGGTCGTAGACGGCGAATCCTCCGGAGGTGTCGTCGATGCCGGTGAAGCCGACGTAGACGAGGCCGTGGGTGGAGTCGATGTCGACTTGGCGGGCGTCGGGGCGGGTGGGCTTGTCCCAGACCTTGGCGAAGTTGTTGGCGGCGTTGAAGACCTCGACGTTCTTGACGGTGTCGGTGTCTTCGAAGTAGGCGACGGCGACGTTGCCCTTGGTGGGGTCGGCGGCGACGTAGTAGGCGCCGACGGTGTTGTTGATGGTGCCGATGGAGGCGCCGGTGGTGGCGTCGAAGACTTCGACTCCGCGGGCGGGGATGGCGGCGTAGACGTAGTTGCGGACGGGGTCGATGTCGAGGGAGCGGTTGGACTCGCTGATGGGGTAGGGGCCGCGGACGACTTGGCCGTAGTTGGCTTCGGCGAGGGAGACGACGACCCAGTTCTTGTTCTGCTGGCCGACGTAGAGGAGCTTCTTGTCGTCGTCGATGCCGAGGTCGCGGATGTTCTCCGGGAGGGTCATCGTGTGGAGGACCTTGTCGGTGTCGGGGTCGATCTCCCAGATGGTGCGGCTGTTCTGGTCGCCGAGGAAGAGCGTGTCCCGCTCCTGCGAGAAGGCCACTCCGGCCGGCAGACGGGCCGCCGCCGGGTCGACCGAGCGGAGCTCCTTGTCGTGGCGGTACTCGTACGTCGCGTCCGGATTGCCCGGGTTCTCGGGGTTCTCCGGGTTCTCGGGGTTCTCGCAGCCCAGGCACGGACCGGGGTCGGTCGGGTCGATGACGTCCGGCTTGCGGTCGTCGGTGACCGCCTTGCCGTGCTGGTTCTTCACGATGGTCAGGCCGTCGTAGTACTTGCCGTCGGCCGTGCGCGACTCGTAGCGGAGCTTGCCGTTCTCGACGTTGACGACCTGGTAGAGCTGCAGTCCGCCGCCCATCCGGCGCAGGTGCGCGTCATTGGTGTCCCACACGCGCGAGCCGGGCTTGTACTGCTTCTCGCCGACGTTGGAGACGACGTAGACCGGGCCGTCGTACGACAGGTCGGTGTTCCAGCTCTTCGGCAGGTCCTTCTCGGCGGCGTCGGTGTTGCCGCGGCCGTAGCCGTGGTCGTGGCCCTGCAGGACCAGGTCGACGCCGTACTCCTCGAAGACGGGCAGCCACGCCTCGCGCACCGCGCGGTTGTTGCGGCCCTCGTCGAGGGAGAACACCGGGTGGTGGAAGTAGACGACGGTCCACTTGTTGGGGTTGTTCCGCAGCTGGTCCTTGAGCCACGCGGTCTGGATCGCGAGCGGCTCGGCCGAGCTGGCGTTGCTGTTGAGCGCGATGAAGCGCACGCCCTGGTAGTCGGTGGAGTAGACGGTGCCCTTGAGCACGTCGTACGCCGGGCCGGTGCCGGTCGGCCCGTTGGCCGGGTAGGTGAACTGGGCGGAGAACTGCCGCGACAGCTCGGTGCCGTTGTACTCGTGGTTGCCCGGCGCCATCATGAACTGCTTGGTGCCGAGGCCGTAGCTGGTGGCCTCGTAGACCTCGGCCCACTGCTCGTCGCTCTCGGCGTCGTCGACCAGATCGCCGGCCTGGAGCACCATCCGGGCCTTCGGCGCGTCCCGGAAGGCGTTGCGCACGACCCGCGAGGCCTGCGACTTGATGCCGTTCTGGATATCGCCGAAGTAGATGAACGAGAACGGCTCCGGAGTCGCGGCCTCGGTCGTGAAGTGCTGCCACTCGCTCCAGTTGGTGCCGTCGCCGACCCGGTACTGGTACGTCGTGCCCGGCTGCAGGCCGGTCATCTTGGCGCTGTGGAACGCCTCGATGTAGCCGAGGTCGGTGGTCAGCTTGGTGCTGCGCTCGGCGACGAAGACGGCCTGGTCGTTCTGGTAGGTCAGGCTCGACGCCACCCGCAGCTCGGCCTTGGGCTCGCGGACGCCGTCCGACGTGCGCCACACGACGTTCTGGCTGGTCTTGGGGTCGCTGGTCGGGGTCAGCGTGATCCGGTCGGGGACCACGGTGGGCTGGTAGGTGACGGACGGGTCCTGGGCGACGGCCGCGGCCGTCGGCAGCAGGCCCGGTACGGCGACCGCGGCCAGCGCCGGGGCGCTGGTCGCGAGCATCGTCGCCGCGACCAGGCCGCCCAGGGGCCGGCGCACGCGGCGCCGGAACGAGTCGAGCATGGGTCGTCCTCTCGGAACGCTCGGAACAGGGGAGTGGGGGATCGCGTCGGCGGGCGTGCTCATCGGCGGCTCACGACCTTCTTGACCACGCGGGACGCCGCGACGTTCGCCGTACCGGCGTAGTCGACGGTGATCTTGTGCTTGCCCGGACGCAGCTTGGGCAGCTTGACGCTGACGGTGCCGGCGACCTTGCGGGTGGCGACGACGCGGCCGTCGACGCGCACGGTGACGGTGGCGGCGGGCGCGGCGATGTCCGGTACGACGACCCGGATCGCCAGGGTGCGGCGGTCCTTGGACTTCACCTTCGCGGGCAGGCCGGAGACGGACACCGCACTGGTTGTCCGGGCCACGCGGACCGTCGTCGCGGTGGACGTACCGGTCTCGAAGCCCGTCCCGGTGGGGACGAACTGCGCGGTCACGGCGTAGCTGCCGACCGCGAGGTCGCGCGGCAGGGTGAGCGTCGCGGTGCCGTTGGCGATCCGCACGTCCTTGGCCAGGACCCGGCTCCCGGCGCGGAACGTGACCGTGCCGGCCGGCACGGCGCCGGCCACGGGAGCGACGGTGGCGCTCACCTGGACCGGGGTCCGCGTCCCGTAGCGCTGCTGGGGCGTGGTGGCCGTGACGACGGGGACGACCTTGGTCGGCGTCTCCGGCTCGGTGGGCTGCTCACCCGGGACGGCGACCTCGGGCAGGTCCGGACGGCCGATCCCGCCGCGGGTCGAGCCCGGGCCGGACGCTCGCGGCGACGTGTCGGTGGTGACGAGCTTGGTGCCGTCGGCGCCCTTGGCGATGGTGAACGCGTCGACCATCTGGCCCGAGACGTTCCAGCTCTCCACGTGCATCTCGCCGTCGGTGACGTCGACGAGCTGGTAGAGCTGGGTGTTGGCGAGCGAGGTGCGCAGGTGCGCGCCGTTCTGGGTCCAGTTGTTGTTGGAGACGGGGTCGATCAGGTAGTACTTCGGGCCGGCCACCGAGACCATGTAGACCGGTCCCTTGTTGCTCTTGGCGGCGCTCGCACCGGCCGGCAGGCCGGACTCGTTGGCGACGAGGTTGCCGCGCCCGTAGGCGTGGTCGTGGCCCTGGGCGACGAGGTCGACGTCGTACTTCTCGAAGAGGGGCAGCCAGGCGTCGCGGATCGCGGCGTTGTTGCGGCCCGAGCTCACCGAGAACACCGGGTGGTGGAAGGTGACGACGGTCCACTTGCTCGGGTTGTTCTTCAGCGCCTCCTCGAGCCAGGCCGTCTGCGCGGCGAAGGCCTCGGGGTCACCGGGGAAGTTGCTGTTGAGCGCGATGAAGCGGACGCCCTGGTAGTCGGTGTAGTAGACGTTCTCCGCGTAGAGCTGGGAGATCCGGTTCGTCGTGTCCGGCCCGTTGCGGGGGTACTCGAACTGCGCGCCCCAGTGCTCGGCGAGCTCGGGGCCCGGGTAGTACTCGTGGTTGCCGGCGGCGGCGATCACGTTCATCGAGCCGTTGGACCAGCCCGCGGCACCGAACCACTCGCCCCACTCGGCGTCCGAGTCGTCGGTGTCGATCAGGTCGCCGGCGTGCAGCACCGCCTTGGCGTACGGGCGCGCCTCGTACGCCGCGCGGAAGGTCCGCGAGACGTAGGACTTGATGTCGTTCTGGGCGTCGCCCTGGACGATGAACGAGAACGGCGCATTGCCGGCGCGGGCGGTCTCGAACTCGAGCCACTCGCTCCAGGTGTCGCCGTCGCCGACCCGGTAGAGGTACGTCGTGCCGGGCTGCAGGCCGGTCAGCGACGCCGAGTGCTGGCGCACGTCGTACCCGAGGTCGGCGGTGAAGGTGGTCGACGTGGCGTCGACGGTGCTGCTCGGGCGGGCCACGCCGGTGCCGGCCAGCGTGAGCTGGACCTTGGGCGTGGTGACCGCGGCCGAGGTGCGCCACGA encodes the following:
- a CDS encoding SigE family RNA polymerase sigma factor, which translates into the protein MDPDNEAAYADYVEQSWPTLVRAAVFLGARPHEAEDLAQTTLVRCYTGWERVNSADNRDAYVYRMLLNSLRDVRRTRWWKDRQYDTPETTLRSSPDAAERIAVADAVHRALAALSKPNRDVVVLRYFVQLTEKQTAEALDIPPGTVKSRLSRALAHLAANDHLLDLSGGTTP
- a CDS encoding saccharopine dehydrogenase family protein: MADTARPYDVVLFGATGFTGGLTADYLAEHAPAGLRWALAGRSEERLAAVRDHLLTIDPGLADLPLLVADARDPEALAEVARTTKVVATTVGPYIEHGGPLVAACAAAGTDYVDLTGEPEFVDRTYVEHNATAEGSGARIVHSCGFDSIPHDLGAYFTIQELARELGGEITGPVTMRGVVRSKAGFSGGTFHSALTAFSRARQMKEASTARRRMEPRPEGRRSRAVAGRPRRDGALGYWLLPLPTIDPFVVARSGAALPSYGPAFTYSHFAGTKTLRYAAGGAVGVTGLTLAAQVPPVRNALLKRVPQGEGPSAGRREKSWFTVDFVASSGGTEVRTRVSGGDPGYTETAKMLAESALCLALDDNPNVAGQVTTATAMGDALLLRLERAGITFERR
- a CDS encoding fibronectin type III domain-containing protein; translated protein: MLDSFRRRVRRPLGGLVAATMLATSAPALAAVAVPGLLPTAAAVAQDPSVTYQPTVVPDRITLTPTSDPKTSQNVVWRTSDGVREPKAELRVASSLTYQNDQAVFVAERSTKLTTDLGYIEAFHSAKMTGLQPGTTYQYRVGDGTNWSEWQHFTTEAATPEPFSFIYFGDIQNGIKSQASRVVRNAFRDAPKARMVLQAGDLVDDAESDEQWAEVYEATSYGLGTKQFMMAPGNHEYNGTELSRQFSAQFTYPANGPTGTGPAYDVLKGTVYSTDYQGVRFIALNSNASSAEPLAIQTAWLKDQLRNNPNKWTVVYFHHPVFSLDEGRNNRAVREAWLPVFEEYGVDLVLQGHDHGYGRGNTDAAEKDLPKSWNTDLSYDGPVYVVSNVGEKQYKPGSRVWDTNDAHLRRMGGGLQLYQVVNVENGKLRYESRTADGKYYDGLTIVKNQHGKAVTDDRKPDVIDPTDPGPCLGCENPENPENPENPGNPDATYEYRHDKELRSVDPAAARLPAGVAFSQERDTLFLGDQNSRTIWEIDPDTDKVLHTMTLPENIRDLGIDDDKKLLYVGQQNKNWVVVSLAEANYGQVVRGPYPISESNRSLDIDPVRNYVYAAIPARGVEVFDATTGASIGTINNTVGAYYVAADPTKGNVAVAYFEDTDTVKNVEVFNAANNFAKVWDKPTRPDARQVDIDSTHGLVYVGFTGIDDTSGGFAVYDLANGKLLIDKLGKQYGKDGYGIAVDEERQRVFVSNRDHRLNPPGQELNPASVTVSRRVVPETPDYGALGDLKSVDDVTAQLPAGVAFSQERDTLFLGDQNSRTIWEIDPDTDKVLHTMTLPENIRDLGIDDDKKLLYVGQQNKNWVVVSLAEANYGQVVRGPYPISESNRSLDIDPVRNYVYAAIPARGVEVFDATTGASIGTINNTVGAYYVAADPTKGNVAVAYFEDTDTVKNVEVFNAANNFAKVWDKPTRPDARQVDIDSTHGLVYVGFTGIDDTSGGFAVYDLANGKLLIDKLGKQYGKDGYGIAVDEERQRVFVSNRDHRLNPPGQETTPVAVTVSQRYVDGKLPGPVPGSGGGTDPGTDPGTGPIGDKYKATPLTVLPDGSNTDVDDKPVGSAVDPQSGLLYVGNEQRPARVRVVDPAADRTERVLTLSIPTNVGGVPGDLGADNGVRDIALDPAKSELYVALGNQWVVVDSTSGTLKRGPFAFDANVRGMDVDLGRGHVIGATRGAGFVVLDAQTGATVQQVTIGDATWRSHGVAYDAQHDLVYVSNSDSPTATVGLRVFKGADYTQVAEVARTAPQWRSVAVDPGHGRIYLGEQNETFDNSGVTVLKAEDLSQVARLSTHQYGNKVYGIAVDPTRHRVYVSARDRYPAGLIRLELE
- a CDS encoding fibronectin type III domain-containing protein — translated: MTPSSRQHRSRWRRRPAVVAGGLALSLAAGAGLVWAATGGGLAPPAVDPKVVHAPLVVPDRIVLTPTTDPTTSQNVSWRTSAAVTTPKVQLTLAGTGVARPSSTVDATSTTFTADLGYDVRQHSASLTGLQPGTTYLYRVGDGDTWSEWLEFETARAGNAPFSFIVQGDAQNDIKSYVSRTFRAAYEARPYAKAVLHAGDLIDTDDSDAEWGEWFGAAGWSNGSMNVIAAAGNHEYYPGPELAEHWGAQFEYPRNGPDTTNRISQLYAENVYYTDYQGVRFIALNSNFPGDPEAFAAQTAWLEEALKNNPSKWTVVTFHHPVFSVSSGRNNAAIRDAWLPLFEKYDVDLVAQGHDHAYGRGNLVANESGLPAGASAAKSNKGPVYMVSVAGPKYYLIDPVSNNNWTQNGAHLRTSLANTQLYQLVDVTDGEMHVESWNVSGQMVDAFTIAKGADGTKLVTTDTSPRASGPGSTRGGIGRPDLPEVAVPGEQPTEPETPTKVVPVVTATTPQQRYGTRTPVQVSATVAPVAGAVPAGTVTFRAGSRVLAKDVRIANGTATLTLPRDLAVGSYAVTAQFVPTGTGFETGTSTATTVRVARTTSAVSVSGLPAKVKSKDRRTLAIRVVVPDIAAPAATVTVRVDGRVVATRKVAGTVSVKLPKLRPGKHKITVDYAGTANVAASRVVKKVVSRR